One region of Trichoderma breve strain T069 chromosome 7 map unlocalized scaffold00007, whole genome shotgun sequence genomic DNA includes:
- a CDS encoding DIE2/ALG10 family domain-containing protein → MASNAPDALAAAAKFQFATWAAGAVPIAFVLHILLFRGNSSGSVGLGSLFTVSLAAATFLWLGVVSEIVPEPYLDEVFHIPQAQKYCEGKFLEWDDKITTPPGLYWLSILIPQAAKSSGLIASYACDPKTLRATNAIGVIILSYIALLCRKEIEARLHQAHSSVSIKAVSQYAMHTAFNIALFPLLFFFSGLYYTDVISTAVVLVAFLNHLHRVGRDHSSFLSDIVTIVLGIWTLTMRQTNVFWVVVFMGGLEAVHSVKSLRPKSVLQPSITTLSEQLLFSIKRWSVGHVHDLPLHMAYPEDMLFTAVSLIIAALCNPIRVARQIWPYVTVLAAFAGFVVWNGGVVLGDKSNHIATIHLPQMLYIWAFFGFFSLPLFVPYVVLGPTTETSDTSSNSTSQPAPSLPLKFFSAIFNSRLLWSLYIIATFILSTLIVRFNTIIHPFTLADNRHYMFYVFRYTIRRAPWIRYFLILPYTLSRWFVWGTLSGCTNWISGSYKDDCSAYYHSSRPSPFSCDPFMNAETTHKTTKGESQDVHAQTQKELQQRFLQDPLLFSTEPVSTSTGLIFLIATALSLITAPLVEPRYFIIPWVIWRLLVPAWRLHDHQTAANSLFDGVTPTTTWGKFVTFCRFYDARLIFETVWFIVINLVTGYIFLTKPYIWKAEDGTILDEGRLQRFMW, encoded by the exons ATGGCATCAAACGCCCCTGATGCcctcgctgctgcagcaaaaTTCCAATTCGCAACATGGGCCGCCGGCGCTGTCCCAATTGCTTTTGTTCTtcatattcttctttttagaGGCAATAGCAGTGGTTCTGTGGGGTTGGGCAGTTTATTCACCGTTTCCCTTGCGGCAGCAACGTTTCTTTGGCTGGGTGTGGTGTCTGAAATCGTTCCTGAGCCGTATCTT GATGAAGTATTTCATATTCCTCAGGCTCAAAAATATTGTGAAGGGAAATTCTTAGAATGGGACGATAAAATCACGACTCCTCCAGGGCT GTACTGGTTATCAATCTTGATCccacaagcagcaaaaagcagcGGCCTCATCGCCTCTTACGCATGTGATCCCAAGACATTAAGAGCCACCAATGCAATCGGCGTCATCATCCTGAGTTACATCGCCTTGTTATGTCGGAAAGAAATCGAAGCACGTCTGCATCAAGCGCATTCATCCGTCAGCATCAAGGCTGTATCTCAATATGCCATGCACACAGCCTTTAACATCGCATTGTTCCCtctactcttcttcttttcggGCCTTTACTACACGGACGTCATTTCCACTGCTGTTGTCCTAGTGGCGTTCTTGAATCATTTGCACCGAGTTGGGCGGGATCACAGCTCGTTCCTAAGCGACATCGTCACCATTGTCCTTGGAATATGGACTCTCACCATGAGGCAGACAAATGTTTTCTGGGTAGTTGTCTTCATGGGAGGCCTAGAAGCTGTACATTCCGTCAAGAGCTTGCGACCAAAGTCTGTCCTTCAGCCATCTATAACGACGTTATCGGAGCAGTTGCTATTCTCCATCAAGAGGTGGTCAGTTGGACATGTGCATGACTTGCCACTCCACATGGCATATCCCGAAG ACATGCTATTCACCGCCGTGAGTCTCATAATAGCAGCTCTCTGCAACCCCATCCGAGTCGCAAGACAAATATGGCCCTATGTCACCGTCTTGGCTGCCTTTGCGGGATTCGTCGTATGGAACGGCGGCGTTGTCCTCGGTGACAAGTCTAACCACATCGCtaccatccatctcccacAGATGCTCTACATCTGGGCTTttttcggcttcttctcactCCCTCTCTTCGTGCCATATGTAGTGTTGGGG CCGACCACAGAAACATCAGACACCTCTTCGAACTCGACCTCTCAGCCCGCACCATCACTCCCGCTGAAATTCTTCAGTGCTATTTTCAATAGTCGTCTGCTCTGGTCACTATACATAATCGCAACATTCATCTTGTCCACCCTCATTGTCCgcttcaacaccatcattcATCCATTCACTCTCGCCGACAACCGCCACTACATGTTTTACGTCTTCAGATACACTATCCGCCGCGCACCTTGGATCCGCTACTTTCTCATTCTGCCTTACACACTCAGCCGCTGGTTCGTCTGGGGCACTCTATCTGGCTGCACGAACTGGATCTCCGGTTCTTATAAAGACGATTGCTCGGCGTACTATCATTCATCCCGCCCCTCACCTTTTAGCTGCGACCCATTTATGAATGCAGAAACCACCCATAAAACCACCAAGGGGGAATCTCAAGACGTGCACGCACAGACACAGAAAGAACTGCAACAGCGATTTCTTCAGGACCCTCTCCTATTCTCAACAGAGCCTGTATCAACATCCACAGGACTCATCTTTCTAATAGCCACTGCCCTGTCGCTTATCACAGCACCGCTTGTCGAGCCCCGCTACTTTATTATTCCCTGGGTCATCTGGAGGCTCCTCGTCCCCGCTTGGCGGTTGCACGATCACCAAACAGCGGCGAATAGTTTGTTCGATGGTGTCACTCCAACGACAACATGGGGCAAGTTTGTGACTTTTTGTCGCTTTTACGATGCGAGACTTATTTTCGAGACGGTTTGGTTCATTGTCATCAATCTCGTCACCGGATACATTTTCCTCACCAAGCCGTACATTTGGAAGGCTGAGGATGGAACGATCCTTGACGAAGGAAGACTACAGCGATTCATGTGGTGA
- a CDS encoding ubiquinol-cytochrome-c reductase complex subunit (QCR10) domain-containing protein, whose product MVSQTPFRAAEFKSAYGPKYAFQPNYRGISIQTATRYGFRAATIGGGLGVALMLFASSLPRVRSDILVKIPFVGGFWEKQEVHPADNPF is encoded by the exons ATGGTTTCTCAG ACTCCCTTCCGCGCTGCGGAATTCAAGAGCGCCTACGGCCCCAA GTACGCTTTCCAGCCCAACTACCgcggcatctccatccagACTGCCACCCGATA TGGCTTCCGAGCTGCCACCATCGGCGGTGGTCTCGGCGTTGCTCTGATGCTCTTCGCCTCCAGCCTGCCCCGTGTCCGTTCTGACATCCTCGTA AAAATCCCCTTCGTTGGCGGCTTCtgggagaagcaggaggtTCACCCTGCCGACAAC CCCTTCTAA
- a CDS encoding vitamin-D-receptor interacting mediator subunit 4 domain-containing protein produces MDTYIDGRFERLEKALATLIDSVTKYHPSAIQAEELKAADNELCKGLEQVEIHQNNHLKILQLRQLSASLDAQIRETLTCLATTRKDIVNTQATIYPTEPNFPIVYEELLGHARRISKTSMPPAAILNAMAATQESQTPLPDSQAQSAMTPSAQTPNPMQSPAPTNGTIEQSVQQAQAALHTTLPDQMTQFLNPLSGQLFFPWPLEDKIRSGALASNQILLEQGIDPRGYDPVAEEDRKRKEEEERKEKEEKEKQERVEREKEAERQRQERQRQIEKQQAEWRRASMAVGASGEAAVAAPPSAKAEKKQFQFTNLDDLDDDDDED; encoded by the exons ATGGACACGTACATTGACGGCCGGTTTGAGCGCCTTGAAAAAGCTCTTGCGACTCTGATTGATTCGGTCACGAAATACCACCCTTCGGCTATTCAGgcagaggagctcaaggctgcAGACAATGAGCTCTGCAAGGGGCTCGAGCAAG TTGAAATACACCAGAACAACCACCTCAAGATCCTGCAGCTTCGCCAGCTATCCGCGTCTCTCGACGCCCAGATCCGCGAGACGCTCACCTGCCTCGCAACGACGCGTAAAGACATTGTCAACACCCAAGCCACCATCTACCCTACCGAACCAAACTTCCCAATCGTCTACGAAGAGCTCCTCGGCCATGCCCGCCGCATTAGCAAGACGTCTATGCCGCCCGCCGCTATTCTGAATGCCATGGCCGCTACTCAAGAGAGCCAAACTCCGCTTCCAGATTCTCAGGCTCAATCTGCCATGACACCCTCTGCACAAACGCCAAATCCTATGCAGAGCCCTGCTCCCACGAACGGCACCATCGAGCAGTCCGTCCAGCAAGCACAGGCTGCCTTACACACCACTCTCCCCGACCAGATGACTCAGTTTCTCAACCCTCTATCCGGAcaactcttcttcccctGGCCATTGGAAGATAAGATCCGCTCTGGTGCGCTCGCATCCAACCAGATTCTTCTGGAGCAAGGCATCGACCCCAGAGGCTACGACCCtgtggcagaagaagaccgGAAAcgcaaggaagaggaggagcgcaaagagaaggaagaaaaagagaagcaagagcGTGTGGAGCGAGAGAAGGAGGCAGAGCGCCAACGCCAGGAGAGGCAGCGACAGATCGAAAAGCAGCAGGCCGAATGGCGAAGAGCAAGCATGGCTGTTGGCGCCTCAGGGGAGGCGGCTGTTGCCGCTCCTCCGAGCGCAAAGGCGGAAAAGAAGCAGTTCCAGTTTACTAACCTGGATGatttggatgatgacgacgatgaggactAG
- a CDS encoding endomembrane protein 70 domain-containing protein: MYLRNSAPTALLATLLAPLASAFYLPGVAPSTYELNQTVPLYVNSIKPVAAPQDARLHSIVSYDYYHPAFQFCKPEGGPKHVKESLGSILFGDRIMTSAFHLEMGKNETCKSLCSVKYQEKSVDFVSTRIEQGYSLNWLVDGLPAGQQIQDQLTGTTFYSPGFLLGQDDESGNILFNNHYEIWVEYHEVSGNENQLRVVGVVVQPSSKKYEGEADCGDNHPNLVFAKGSGPQEVKFSYSVYWVKSPTAWATRWDKYLHVFDPKIHWFWLVDTAIIVVILVLTVMSILIRTLKKDIARYNRLDQINLDDLSGTSMLEDGVQEDSGWKLVHGDVFRTPSRPLLLSILLGNGAQLFVMTGFTIVFALLGFLSPSNRGSLGTIMIILYTVLGIVGGYTSARTYKAMQGEQWKLNIVLTPLLVPGIVFSAFFLLDLFLWAKESSGAVPFTTMLVIVGIWFVISIPLSFAGSWLGFKAVQIENPVRTNQIPRQIPPVTTYLQPIPSMLIVGLLPFGAIFVELYFIMSSIWFSRIYYMFGFLFLCYGLMIAVCGAVTILMTYFLLCAENYNWQWRSFLAAGMSGGYVFLNCLLYLVTKVKLGGLAGTVLYIGYSALISFLFFILSGTIGYFASWWFVRKIYSSIKID; encoded by the exons ATGTATCTCCGAAATAGTGCGCCCACGGCGCTTCTAGCGACTCTGCTCGCGCCGCTGGCGTCGGCCTTCTACCTCCCCGGAGTTGCCCCTTCCACATACGAGCTCAACCAAACTGTCCCGCTATAcgtcaacagcatcaagccCGTAGCGGCGCCGCAAGATGCTCGATTACACTCGATCGTCTCGTACGATTACTACCATCCGGCCTTTCAATTCTGCAAGCCAGAGGGCGGGCCAAAGCATGTGAAGGAGAGTCTGGGCAGCATCTTGTTTGGCGACAGGATAATGACGTCCGCCTTCCACCTCGAGATGGGCAAGAACGAAACTTGCAAGTCGCTCTGCTCTGTAAAATACCAGGAGAAGTCGGTGGATTTCGTGTCGACGAGGATTGAGCAGGGTTACAGCCTGAATTGGCTTGTCGACGGTCTTCCTGCTGGCCAGCAGATTCAGGACCAGCTGACGGGCACGACATTCTACAGCCCTGGGTTCTTGCTGGGACAAGACGATGAATCGGGCAACATTCTCTTTAACAACCACTACGAGATTTGGGTCGAGTACCACGAGGTCAGCGGGAACGAGAATCAGCTCCGAGTTGTTGGTGTCGTTGTTCAGCCCTCCTCTAAAAAGTACGAAGGGGAGGCCGACTGTGGCGACAACCACCCGAACCTCGTCTTTGCCAAGGGCTCCGGTCCCCAGGAAGTCAAGTTCAGCTACAGCGTCTACTGGGTAAAGTCGCCTACTGCCTGGGCTACCCGTTGGGACAAGTATCTGCACGTCTTTGACCCCAAGATCCACTGGTTCTGGCTCGTCGACAccgccatcatcgtcgtcattctTGTTCTCACCGTCATGTCCATTCTGATCCGAACTCTGAAGAAGGACATTGCGCGCTACAATCGCCTTGACCAGATCAACTTGGACGACCTGAGCGGTACCTCGATGCTAGAAGATGGTGTCCAGGAAGATTCTGGCTGGAAGCTGGTCCACGGCGACGTTTTCCGAACCCCATCGCGCCCACTCCTGCTTTCCATCCTTTTGGGCAACGGAGCTCAACTCTTTGTCATGACTGGATTTACCATCGTTTTCGCTTTACTGGGCTTCTTATCACCTTCCAACCGTGGTTCTTTGGGCACCATCATGATCATTCTCTACACTGTTCTCGGCATTGTTGGAGGATACACCTCGGCTAGGACGTACAAGGCCATGCAGGGTGAGCAGTGGAAGCTCAACATTGTCTTGACTCCTCTGCTGGTCCCCGGTATTGTATTCAGTGCCTTTTTCCTTCTGGATCTTTTCCTCTGGGCCAAAGAGTCTTCCGGCGCCGTGCCCTTTACCACCATGCTGGTCATTGTCGGCATCTGGTtcgtcatctccattccCCTCTCGTTTGCGGGCTCTTGGCTCGGCTTCAAGGCTGTTCAAATCGAAAACCCCGTCCGCACCAACCAGATCCCTCGTCAGATCCCCCCGGTCACCACCTACCTCCAGCCCATCCCCAGCATGCTCATTGTTGGCCTATTGCCCTTTGGCGCTATTTTCGTCGAGCTTTACTTTATCATGAGCTCCATCTGGTTCAGCCGCATCTACTACATGTTTGGTTTTCTGTTCCTCTGCTACGGCCTTATGATTGCCGTTTGCGGCGCGGTTACCATCCTGATGACATACTTCCTCCTGTGCGCCGAGAACTACAACTGGCAGTGGAGATCTTTCCTGGCTGCAGGCATGAGCGGTGGCTACGTCTTCCTCAACTGCCTGCTCTACCTGGTCACCAAGGTCAagcttggcggccttgcGGGAACAGTCCTGTACATTGGCTACAGCGCCCTGatttccttcctcttctttaTCCTTTCCG GCACCATCGGCTACTTCGCCTCCTGGTGGTTCGTAAGAAAGATTTACTCTTCCATCAAGATTGACTAA